In Candidatus Methylomirabilota bacterium, a genomic segment contains:
- a CDS encoding LLM class flavin-dependent oxidoreductase gives MKISAFHLMPHRELPADFEKRYPSVWVTPPWWELADPVRVGQYYNWTLDELLFAARAGFDGVCTNEHHQNAYGFMPSPNLMGSVLAKATNDLPVAIVQMGATLPTQNPPIRVAEEYAMLDCISGGRLVAGLPLGSPMDVNLCYGITPMEHRERYREAFALTMKAWQAREIFPWNGRYYQLANVNLWPRPIQQPHPPVWVPGSGSISTFDFAVENEVCYCFLSYSGARSAKGMMDGYWDVVTKKGRDANPYRAGFLQLVVVADTDARAEEQYARHVEYFYHKCLHVPAVWFSPPGNQDYRSLQATARNPMRHAVNTKELRYRDFVEKGYVIAGSPATVRQRLEEEVVKGLRVGNLMVLLQIGSMPHELTLQNMDLFAREVLPSLRGFWEDEGWVNHWWPEKLRKRAPEPAVVAAR, from the coding sequence ATGAAGATCAGCGCGTTTCACTTGATGCCGCACCGGGAGCTGCCCGCCGATTTCGAGAAGCGCTACCCGTCCGTGTGGGTGACGCCGCCCTGGTGGGAGCTGGCCGATCCCGTCCGCGTGGGACAGTACTACAACTGGACGCTCGACGAGCTGCTGTTCGCGGCCCGCGCCGGCTTCGACGGCGTGTGCACCAACGAGCATCACCAGAACGCCTACGGCTTCATGCCCAGTCCCAACCTGATGGGCAGCGTGCTCGCCAAGGCCACCAATGATCTGCCCGTGGCCATCGTGCAGATGGGCGCCACGCTGCCTACCCAGAACCCGCCCATCCGCGTGGCGGAAGAGTACGCCATGCTCGACTGCATCAGCGGCGGGCGGCTGGTGGCGGGTCTGCCGCTTGGCAGCCCCATGGACGTCAACCTGTGCTACGGCATCACGCCCATGGAGCATCGCGAGCGCTACCGGGAGGCCTTCGCCCTCACGATGAAGGCCTGGCAGGCACGCGAGATCTTCCCGTGGAATGGCCGCTACTACCAGCTGGCCAACGTGAACCTCTGGCCCCGTCCCATCCAGCAGCCGCATCCGCCCGTGTGGGTGCCGGGCTCGGGCAGCATCAGCACCTTCGACTTCGCTGTCGAGAACGAGGTGTGCTACTGCTTCCTGAGCTATTCGGGCGCCCGCTCGGCCAAGGGCATGATGGATGGCTACTGGGACGTGGTCACCAAGAAGGGCCGCGACGCCAACCCTTACCGCGCGGGCTTCCTGCAGTTGGTGGTCGTGGCCGACACCGACGCGCGCGCCGAGGAGCAGTACGCGCGGCACGTGGAGTACTTCTATCACAAGTGCCTCCACGTCCCCGCCGTGTGGTTCTCGCCGCCGGGCAATCAGGATTACCGGAGCCTCCAGGCCACCGCGCGCAACCCCATGCGCCACGCGGTGAATACCAAGGAGCTCCGCTACCGCGACTTCGTCGAGAAGGGCTACGTCATCGCCGGCAGTCCCGCCACCGTCCGCCAGCGGCTCGAGGAAGAAGTCGTCAAGGGCCTCCGCGTCGGCAACCTGATGGTGCTCCTGCAGATCGGCTCCATGCCCCACGAGCTGACCCTGCAGAACATGGACCTCTTCGCCCGCGAAGTCCTCCCCTCCCTCCGCGGCTTCTGGGAGGACGAGGGCTGGGTCAACCACTGGTGGCCTGAGAAGCTCCGCAAGCGCGCCCCGGAGCCCGCCGTGGTCGCGGCGCGATGA
- a CDS encoding alpha/beta hydrolase, producing the protein MSSLNDTQARTLSVWQNRVRMRVLSKGAGPALVFFHGPWGLHWDPFLDTLSQHFTVHAPEHPGTTPGAPDDIYHLDGLWDLILCYDELLEQMGLEGAAFVGHSFGAMVACEVAAAYPRRASRLALIDPLGLWRDEAPVVNWMMLNPLELPGAIFRDPASAGARVMFAQPEDEEARVTAQVGLTWAMGATGKFIWPIPDKGLKKRIHRVKAPTLLIWGAEDRLVPPIYAEDFLRHIPGARIETVDKAGHAPHLEQPAAVAGLVRDFLRPSGAPA; encoded by the coding sequence ATGAGCAGTCTCAACGACACCCAAGCCCGCACCCTCTCCGTCTGGCAGAACCGCGTCCGCATGCGCGTGCTTTCGAAGGGCGCCGGCCCCGCGCTCGTCTTCTTCCACGGCCCCTGGGGCCTACACTGGGACCCGTTTTTGGACACGCTGTCTCAGCACTTCACCGTCCACGCCCCCGAACACCCCGGCACCACGCCCGGCGCGCCCGACGACATCTATCATCTGGATGGCCTCTGGGACCTGATCCTCTGCTACGACGAGCTGCTGGAGCAGATGGGCCTCGAGGGCGCGGCCTTCGTGGGCCATTCCTTCGGGGCCATGGTTGCCTGCGAGGTGGCCGCGGCCTACCCGCGCCGCGCCAGCCGCCTGGCCCTCATCGATCCCCTCGGCCTCTGGCGCGACGAGGCCCCCGTCGTCAACTGGATGATGTTGAACCCGCTGGAGCTGCCCGGCGCGATCTTCCGTGATCCCGCGAGCGCCGGCGCGCGTGTGATGTTCGCCCAGCCGGAGGACGAGGAGGCCCGCGTCACGGCCCAGGTCGGGCTCACCTGGGCCATGGGCGCCACGGGCAAATTCATCTGGCCCATCCCCGACAAGGGCCTGAAGAAGCGCATCCACCGCGTGAAGGCGCCGACGCTCCTGATCTGGGGCGCCGAGGACCGGCTCGTGCCGCCCATCTACGCCGAAGACTTCCTCCGGCACATCCCGGGCGCCCGGATTGAGACCGTAGATAAGGCGGGGCACGCGCCCCATCTCGAGCAGCCGGCAGCGGTGGCCGGCCTGGTCCGCGACTTCCTGCGCCCGTCAGGAGCGCCTGCCTAG
- a CDS encoding heme-binding protein — MRTARLLSLVVVTLLLFAAASASAQAPPAYGPFITLEQAKKAMTGAEAEAKKNNWPVVIVVLDSGGNLVMLQRLDNAQWGSVEIAKEKARSAVALRRPTKVFQDLIAQGGANLRLLNLGYSVIEGGIPIVTDGKIIGSIGVSGVTSQQDAQIAQAGIDALK, encoded by the coding sequence ATGAGAACGGCAAGGCTTCTGTCCCTCGTCGTCGTCACGCTGTTGCTGTTCGCGGCCGCCTCGGCCAGCGCCCAGGCCCCGCCGGCCTACGGGCCGTTCATCACCCTCGAGCAGGCGAAGAAGGCCATGACGGGCGCGGAGGCCGAGGCCAAGAAGAACAACTGGCCGGTCGTCATCGTCGTATTGGACTCGGGCGGCAACCTCGTGATGCTCCAGCGCCTGGACAACGCCCAGTGGGGTAGCGTCGAGATCGCGAAGGAGAAGGCCCGCTCGGCGGTCGCGCTGCGCCGGCCGACGAAGGTGTTCCAGGACCTCATCGCACAGGGCGGCGCCAACCTCCGGCTCCTGAACCTCGGGTACAGCGTGATCGAGGGTGGCATCCCGATCGTGACGGACGGCAAGATCATCGGCAGCATCGGCGTCTCGGGCGTCACCTCCCAGCAGGACGCCCAGATCGCCCAGGCCGGGATCGACGCGCTGAAGTAG
- a CDS encoding alpha/beta fold hydrolase, producing MRSGVLAVAAFLVVSLTSLSVAGAHGPTDPPHQLYRVGDLTLESGEVIKDFAISYVTHGTLNAKKSNAILMVTALTGNHHRLDFLIGPGKALDTTKYFIVCTDAIGNGLTTSPSNSVAQPRMQFPKFAMRDMVQSQYRLLMEQLGINHVVTVVGPSMGGMQALQWGVSYPDFMDSLVALVPLARTPAWSILVTEATRKAIMLDPAWNNGNYTSPPAAGIRVWRDVLGFLAARTPEMYRYQFAKPLDVLPWLKAQEDNQINLFDVNNYIYQTWAYDTHDVGATPGMGGDYAKALRSIKAKTVIMVGTKDLLNPEWEPLEAARYIRDVRTITINPDSITGHAAAGGFIPADVELINLEVGRFLDVVTQRGEKLK from the coding sequence ATGCGAAGCGGCGTTCTGGCAGTCGCGGCGTTTCTCGTTGTCAGCTTGACGAGCCTGTCCGTCGCCGGCGCGCACGGTCCCACCGACCCGCCCCACCAGCTTTACCGGGTGGGCGATCTCACGCTCGAGAGCGGCGAGGTGATCAAGGACTTCGCCATCTCGTACGTGACGCACGGGACCCTCAACGCGAAGAAGTCGAACGCTATCCTGATGGTCACGGCTCTCACTGGCAACCACCACCGGCTCGACTTCCTCATCGGCCCGGGCAAGGCGCTCGACACCACCAAGTACTTTATCGTGTGCACCGACGCTATCGGCAATGGGCTTACGACCTCGCCGAGCAACAGTGTCGCGCAGCCCCGCATGCAGTTCCCGAAGTTTGCCATGCGCGACATGGTGCAGTCGCAGTACCGGCTCTTGATGGAGCAGCTGGGCATCAACCATGTCGTGACCGTCGTCGGGCCCTCCATGGGCGGCATGCAGGCCCTCCAGTGGGGAGTGAGCTATCCGGACTTCATGGACAGCCTCGTCGCCCTCGTGCCTCTCGCCCGGACGCCGGCCTGGAGCATTCTCGTGACGGAGGCGACCCGGAAGGCGATCATGCTCGATCCAGCCTGGAACAACGGCAACTACACGAGCCCGCCCGCGGCCGGCATCCGCGTGTGGCGCGACGTTCTAGGCTTCCTTGCCGCTCGCACGCCGGAGATGTACCGATACCAGTTCGCGAAGCCGCTCGACGTCCTGCCTTGGCTCAAGGCTCAGGAAGACAACCAGATCAATCTCTTCGACGTGAACAACTACATCTACCAGACGTGGGCGTACGACACGCACGATGTCGGAGCCACGCCGGGGATGGGCGGGGACTACGCGAAGGCCCTGCGCTCGATCAAGGCGAAGACGGTGATCATGGTGGGGACAAAGGATCTTCTCAACCCGGAGTGGGAGCCGCTCGAGGCGGCCCGCTACATTCGCGACGTCCGCACGATCACGATCAATCCCGACTCCATCACCGGGCACGCCGCCGCTGGTGGCTTCATTCCCGCGGACGTGGAGCTGATCAATCTGGAGGTCGGACGGTTTCTGGACGTCGTGACCCAACGTGGGGAGAAGCTCAAGTGA
- a CDS encoding carbohydrate ABC transporter permease: MSGRALRWLAVGLLLLLVAVPLYWILVTSFKTGRQILMSQAIYIAMPFTIGNYTYLFDETRFALWLRNSAVVAVSSTLFSLAIGSAGAYALTRLRFPGRRAFGALVLITYLVPPGLMFIPLYRTFIQIGYTNSLGTLILAYPTFLVPFVTWLLMGFFRSIPRELEEAALVDGATRLQTLWRIVLPLAAPGLLAAGLFCFTLSWNEFLYALIFIADDSLRTLPVGISEFVVSDFAFWGQLMAAAALASLPVVLVYIYLHKYMVSGLTAGAVKG, encoded by the coding sequence CGCTCTACTGGATCCTCGTGACCTCCTTCAAGACGGGGCGGCAGATCCTCATGTCCCAGGCTATCTATATCGCCATGCCGTTCACGATCGGGAACTACACGTATCTCTTCGACGAGACTCGCTTCGCCCTCTGGCTCAGAAATAGCGCCGTGGTGGCCGTGTCGAGCACGCTCTTCTCGCTGGCCATAGGCTCGGCGGGCGCGTATGCGCTGACACGACTCCGCTTCCCCGGGCGGCGTGCCTTCGGCGCCCTCGTGCTCATCACCTATCTCGTTCCGCCCGGCCTCATGTTCATCCCGCTCTACCGGACCTTCATCCAGATCGGCTACACCAACTCGCTGGGCACGCTGATCCTGGCCTACCCGACCTTCCTGGTGCCCTTCGTGACGTGGCTCCTCATGGGGTTCTTCCGCTCGATTCCAAGGGAGCTCGAGGAGGCGGCGCTGGTGGACGGCGCCACGCGGCTTCAGACGCTGTGGCGCATCGTGCTGCCGCTGGCGGCGCCAGGACTCCTCGCGGCCGGACTCTTCTGCTTTACGCTGTCGTGGAACGAGTTCCTCTATGCCCTGATCTTCATCGCCGACGACAGCCTGCGAACGCTGCCGGTCGGTATCTCGGAGTTCGTGGTCTCTGATTTTGCGTTCTGGGGGCAGCTCATGGCGGCCGCTGCCCTCGCGTCGCTTCCCGTAGTCCTCGTCTACATCTATCTCCACAAGTACATGGTGAGCGGCCTCACGGCCGGCGCAGTCAAGGGCTAG